A region of Deinococcus rubellus DNA encodes the following proteins:
- a CDS encoding SDR family oxidoreductase codes for MTSPQTLSPETSSEQSREYSRPIPRQSQMQGKTVLVTGATGGIGKATAADLVQQGAEVWIVGRNPEKTAAVEREIGAAGHLLADLSMRGEADRVAREFAERVGKLDVLVNNAGAIYNKRQESREGIELTWALNHLAYFIVTRGLLPLLRESRGRIVSVSSAAHAFGKMRWQDPEFKTGYSAWAAYGQSKLANILFTRELAYRERESSVTANALHPGMVASGFNQNNSGLVSRLSSLAAPLSLTDEQGAQTSIYLASSPEVEGQSGLYFARERVIQPAAQALDDAAGKRLWALSESYL; via the coding sequence ATGACTTCTCCTCAAACTCTTTCCCCCGAGACTTCCTCTGAACAGAGCCGTGAGTACAGCCGCCCCATTCCCCGGCAGAGCCAGATGCAGGGCAAGACGGTGCTGGTGACCGGCGCGACGGGCGGCATCGGCAAGGCCACCGCCGCCGATCTGGTTCAGCAGGGAGCCGAGGTGTGGATCGTGGGGCGCAACCCCGAAAAAACTGCCGCCGTGGAGCGCGAGATCGGCGCGGCGGGTCATCTGCTGGCCGACCTCAGCATGCGCGGCGAGGCCGACAGGGTGGCCCGCGAGTTCGCCGAGCGGGTCGGGAAGCTCGACGTGCTGGTCAACAACGCCGGGGCCATCTACAACAAGCGCCAGGAAAGCCGGGAGGGCATCGAGCTGACCTGGGCGCTCAACCACCTGGCCTACTTCATCGTGACCCGTGGGTTGCTGCCGCTGCTGCGCGAAAGTCGGGGGCGGATCGTCAGTGTGTCGAGCGCCGCCCACGCCTTCGGCAAGATGCGCTGGCAGGACCCCGAGTTCAAGACTGGTTACAGTGCCTGGGCCGCCTACGGACAGAGCAAGCTCGCCAATATCCTGTTTACCCGCGAACTGGCCTACCGCGAGCGCGAGAGCAGCGTCACTGCCAACGCCCTGCACCCCGGCATGGTGGCCTCGGGTTTTAACCAGAACAACAGCGGCCTGGTGTCGCGCCTCTCCAGCCTGGCCGCGCCGCTGAGCCTCACCGACGAGCAGGGCGCGCAGACCAGTATCTACCTGGCGTCCAGCCCGGAGGTCGAGGGGCAGTCGGGCCTGTACTTCGCCAGGGAGCGGGTCATTCAGCCTGCTGCCCAGGCCCTCGACGACGCGGCGGGCAAACGGCTGTGGGCGCTGTCGGAGAGCTACCTGTAA
- a CDS encoding type III polyketide synthase → MPVYAHSIATAVPENVYLQSELRDMVKAQPQLNRLSQRLVSMIYNASAIDQRHSSIGELRRTPEDGVGTFYDPVSRQLLFSSTGVRNNFYAEAAPKLFIEAGRRALAGCPDLTPGDVTHVITVSCTGFYAPGPDYDVVRGLNLSPQTQRFHVGFMGCYAAFPALKMAKAFCEADPDAVVLVIAAELCSIHMRVNNDPDTLIASSLFADGAGAAIVSARPSLGSAHTLRLDAFETTLTPVGVGEADMAWKIGDEGFEMVLSTYVPNIIEAHIVGALTPLLESEPELSGTPHRSIERWAIHPGGRSILDKVQTSLDLTDEQLAPSREVLRLYGNMSSATVLFILKDLLESAADGERVCAMAFGPGLTVETGLMTRCPVAAEKGSQAKKPGELQLAAGLR, encoded by the coding sequence ATGCCGGTTTACGCACACTCGATTGCCACTGCCGTTCCTGAGAACGTCTACCTCCAGAGCGAGTTGCGAGACATGGTCAAGGCGCAGCCGCAACTCAACCGCCTCTCGCAGCGCCTGGTCAGCATGATCTACAACGCCTCGGCGATTGATCAGCGCCACAGCAGCATCGGCGAGCTGCGCCGGACTCCCGAGGACGGGGTGGGCACCTTCTACGATCCGGTGTCCCGCCAGTTGCTGTTTTCCAGCACCGGAGTCCGCAACAACTTCTACGCCGAGGCCGCGCCCAAGCTCTTTATCGAGGCCGGGCGACGGGCGCTGGCGGGCTGCCCCGACCTGACACCCGGCGACGTGACCCACGTGATCACCGTGTCATGTACCGGCTTCTACGCGCCCGGGCCAGACTACGACGTGGTGCGCGGCCTGAACCTGTCACCGCAGACGCAGCGCTTCCACGTGGGCTTCATGGGCTGCTACGCGGCGTTTCCGGCCCTGAAGATGGCGAAGGCGTTTTGTGAGGCCGACCCGGACGCAGTGGTGCTGGTCATCGCCGCCGAGCTGTGCTCGATTCATATGCGGGTCAACAACGACCCCGACACCCTGATCGCTTCCAGCTTGTTTGCCGACGGAGCAGGGGCGGCCATCGTCAGCGCCCGGCCCTCGCTCGGCAGCGCCCACACCCTGCGGCTGGACGCTTTCGAGACCACCCTGACCCCGGTGGGCGTGGGTGAGGCCGACATGGCCTGGAAGATCGGTGACGAGGGCTTCGAGATGGTGCTGAGTACCTACGTGCCCAACATTATCGAGGCGCATATCGTGGGCGCGCTGACGCCGCTGCTGGAGAGCGAGCCGGAGCTGTCAGGAACGCCGCACCGCTCCATCGAGCGCTGGGCCATTCACCCCGGAGGCCGCAGCATTCTCGACAAGGTGCAGACCAGCCTCGACCTGACCGACGAGCAGCTCGCACCCTCGCGGGAAGTGCTGCGGCTGTACGGCAACATGAGCAGCGCCACCGTGCTGTTTATCCTCAAAGACCTGCTGGAAAGTGCCGCTGACGGCGAGCGCGTCTGCGCGATGGCCTTCGGCCCCGGCCTGACCGTCGAGACCGGGCTGATGACCCGTTGCCCGGTGGCCGCTGAGAAGGGAAGCCAGGCGAAAAAACCAGGCGAGCTGCAACTGGCTGCCGGACTGCGTTGA
- a CDS encoding class I SAM-dependent methyltransferase, with product MLGFGQRLLGAQEKMDDLACDPRQLERTYHHFGLVNDVLSGWRSVYLRRIRPHLSATRPSRLLDIGCGGGDVPIRLAQWAARDRLRLDITAIDADARAIRYASVRPLPSGAEGHLHFRQAMSGDLVREGSQPFDFITSNHLLHHLSAAELQALLDDCQHLCVGTVIHNDIGRSALAYALFGLGTWPLFRESFIHDDGLLSIRRSFSKPELAALAPPGWRVRSLIPFRNLLIYRAPGKRPDA from the coding sequence ATGCTGGGCTTTGGTCAGCGCCTGCTCGGCGCGCAGGAAAAGATGGACGACCTGGCCTGCGACCCTCGGCAACTGGAGCGCACCTACCACCACTTCGGTCTGGTCAACGACGTGCTGTCGGGCTGGCGCAGCGTGTACCTGCGGCGGATTCGCCCGCACCTGTCGGCCACTCGGCCCAGCCGTCTGCTCGACATCGGCTGCGGCGGCGGCGACGTGCCGATCCGGCTGGCCCAGTGGGCGGCCCGCGACAGACTGCGCCTGGACATCACGGCCATCGACGCCGACGCTCGGGCGATTCGCTACGCCTCAGTGCGTCCCCTCCCCAGTGGCGCAGAGGGTCATCTCCACTTCCGGCAGGCCATGAGCGGTGACCTGGTGCGCGAGGGAAGCCAGCCCTTCGACTTCATCACGTCCAACCATCTACTGCACCACCTCAGCGCCGCCGAGCTGCAAGCACTGCTGGACGACTGCCAGCACCTCTGTGTCGGCACAGTCATCCACAACGACATCGGGCGCAGCGCCCTGGCCTATGCCCTGTTCGGGCTGGGCACCTGGCCGCTGTTCCGGGAGTCGTTTATCCATGACGACGGGCTGCTCTCGATTCGCCGCAGCTTCAGCAAACCCGAGCTGGCCGCGCTCGCGCCGCCGGGCTGGCGGGTGAGATCGCTGATACCGTTTCGCAATCTGCTGATCTACCGCGCCCCAGGAAAGCGCCCGGATGCTTGA
- a CDS encoding FAD-dependent oxidoreductase, whose product MLDILIVGGGPVGLFLGCLLAQRGLSIQILERRAAPSLHSRAVGLHPPALELFERIGAAHSAVQAGVLVRSGVLRGPGGVVGELSFAGVSARYPFVLVLPQHDTEKLLEARLNELAPHSLRRGVSVQSLTQKKESVAVTALEDGAETTFQARLVVGADGRRSLIRSLLNIAFQGHTYPDTYLMGDFPDTTAYGSQALLHLGPGGIVESFPLPGQRRRWVAYTSELRPDASAADLSALLAERTGLHVPAQECSMLSAFETRRHVAQTMVRARAVLIGDAAHEVSPIGGQGMNLGWLDAAALTPLLEQAVQQPAFDPRPFEQFSAARLRAARRAAQQAEINMWLGRPLTPLLIPAREALMRGALNPVSAPKLANLFTMRWSLPA is encoded by the coding sequence ATGCTTGACATCCTGATCGTGGGCGGCGGCCCGGTGGGGCTGTTTCTGGGCTGCCTGCTGGCCCAGCGCGGCCTCAGTATTCAAATTCTGGAGCGCCGGGCCGCCCCCAGTCTCCACTCGCGGGCAGTGGGCCTGCACCCGCCCGCACTGGAGCTGTTCGAGCGCATCGGCGCGGCGCACTCGGCAGTGCAGGCGGGCGTCCTGGTTCGCAGCGGCGTGCTGCGGGGGCCGGGCGGCGTCGTCGGGGAGCTGAGCTTCGCGGGCGTCTCGGCGCGCTACCCTTTCGTGCTGGTGCTGCCGCAGCACGACACCGAGAAGCTGCTGGAAGCCCGGCTGAATGAACTGGCCCCTCACTCGCTCCGGCGCGGCGTCTCGGTGCAGTCGCTGACCCAGAAGAAGGAAAGTGTCGCCGTCACCGCGCTGGAAGACGGAGCCGAGACAACTTTTCAGGCCCGCTTGGTGGTGGGGGCCGACGGGCGCAGAAGCCTGATTCGCTCGCTGCTGAACATTGCCTTCCAGGGCCACACCTACCCCGACACCTACCTGATGGGCGACTTTCCCGACACCACCGCTTACGGGTCGCAGGCCCTGCTGCACCTGGGACCGGGAGGCATCGTCGAGTCGTTTCCGCTGCCGGGCCAGCGGCGGCGCTGGGTGGCCTATACCAGCGAACTGCGCCCCGACGCCAGTGCCGCTGACCTGAGCGCCCTGCTGGCCGAACGCACCGGCCTGCATGTGCCCGCTCAGGAGTGCTCGATGCTCAGCGCCTTCGAAACCCGGCGGCACGTTGCACAGACGATGGTGCGGGCCCGCGCCGTACTGATTGGGGACGCCGCCCATGAGGTCAGCCCCATCGGCGGGCAGGGGATGAACCTCGGCTGGCTGGACGCCGCCGCGCTCACACCTCTCCTGGAGCAGGCGGTACAGCAACCAGCCTTCGATCCGCGCCCATTCGAGCAGTTCAGTGCCGCTCGGCTGCGGGCAGCCCGCCGGGCGGCGCAGCAGGCCGAGATCAACATGTGGCTGGGCCGTCCGCTGACCCCGCTGCTCATTCCCGCCAGAGAAGCGCTGATGCGCGGCGCGCTGAACCCGGTCAGTGCGCCGAAGCTGGCCAACCTGTTCACCATGCGCTGGTCACTGCCCGCGTGA
- a CDS encoding IS5 family transposase, with protein MESTPTALLSGLYGSRALQRLGGTWLSQTGVGGDPRGIWRGTRHRLGVASRRREHCQSAVGKKGASGAEEATGSNPTDRGKAGCKRTLLTDAKGIPLAVVLCGANRHDSQKLKDVLEAVVTVVPQPQIEEQRHLLLDRGYDTPTCRTLACDAGFVVHIPKKASKETPLPAPTDPDRHPPRRWVVEVGHAWFNRFRRLQTRWEKRQALYLGFVELAACLIIWRKLAPLIT; from the coding sequence ATGGAGTCAACTCCCACGGCGCTACTCTCCGGTCTCTACGGCTCACGAGCGCTTCAGCGCTTGGGTGGAACATGGCTGTCTCAGACGGGCGTGGGCGGTGATCCTCGAGGAATATGGCGAGGAACTCGGCATCGATTGGGAGTGGCAAGCCGCAGACGGGAGCATTGTCAAAGCGCCGTTGGGAAAAAGGGGGCCTCCGGTGCCGAGGAAGCCACGGGGAGCAATCCAACTGACCGAGGCAAAGCTGGTTGTAAACGCACTCTCCTGACGGATGCCAAAGGTATTCCGTTAGCGGTCGTGCTGTGTGGGGCCAACCGCCATGACAGTCAGAAACTCAAAGACGTGCTGGAGGCCGTTGTCACCGTTGTTCCTCAACCGCAGATTGAGGAACAACGCCATCTCCTTCTTGACCGTGGATACGACACGCCGACGTGTCGCACCTTAGCCTGCGATGCGGGCTTCGTCGTGCATATTCCGAAAAAAGCGTCAAAGGAAACACCGCTTCCTGCGCCAACAGACCCAGATCGCCATCCGCCAAGACGTTGGGTGGTGGAAGTTGGGCACGCTTGGTTCAATCGGTTCAGACGGCTCCAGACCCGCTGGGAAAAGCGTCAAGCGCTGTATCTGGGATTTGTCGAGTTGGCTGCCTGCCTCATCATCTGGCGAAAACTGGCCCCGCTCATCACCTGA
- a CDS encoding PQQ-dependent sugar dehydrogenase codes for MTVSLNHLRLGRLGLLGVLSLTLGACAYVRGPNTAAPDLGLTLPAGFHAEVYASGFKKPRLMATAPNGDVFVSDLEAGQVDVLLDRNGDGKLDSKQVFASGLNEPHGLAFHKGYLYVADTDAVVRFPYAVGDTAASAAPEKLVDLPAKGKHYSRTVVFGPDDRMYVAAGSDCNACEETDPKRAAVWVYDENGKDGRPYATGLRNAVGLAWNAGTFYASANGRDLLGNDTPPESFFKLQDGANYGWPYCYPLAANTKQTWDKEFGKKDQAYCDAAQPSFATTTAHAAPLGITFYTPAQNAARAFPAQYDGLMFAALHGSWNRLPQSGYKVITVNPQTGETQDFLTGFHSGLSTSGRPVDVHLAPDGSLLLTDDGNGLIYRVSSGS; via the coding sequence ATGACCGTTTCTCTGAACCATCTGAGGCTGGGCCGTCTGGGGCTGCTGGGTGTCCTGAGTCTCACGCTGGGAGCCTGCGCCTATGTGCGCGGCCCCAATACCGCCGCGCCGGATCTGGGCCTGACGCTGCCCGCCGGATTTCATGCTGAGGTCTATGCCTCCGGCTTCAAAAAACCGCGCCTGATGGCGACTGCGCCCAACGGCGACGTGTTCGTCAGCGATCTGGAGGCCGGGCAGGTGGACGTCCTGCTCGACCGCAACGGGGACGGCAAGCTCGACTCCAAACAGGTGTTTGCCAGCGGCCTGAACGAGCCACATGGCCTGGCCTTCCACAAGGGCTACCTCTACGTGGCCGATACCGACGCAGTGGTGAGATTTCCCTACGCAGTGGGCGACACGGCGGCCAGCGCCGCGCCCGAGAAACTCGTTGATCTGCCCGCCAAAGGCAAGCACTACTCGCGCACGGTGGTCTTCGGGCCGGACGACCGGATGTACGTGGCGGCGGGCAGCGACTGCAATGCCTGCGAGGAGACCGACCCCAAGCGGGCCGCCGTGTGGGTCTACGACGAGAACGGCAAGGACGGCCGCCCCTACGCCACTGGTCTCAGGAACGCGGTGGGACTGGCCTGGAACGCGGGCACCTTCTACGCCAGTGCCAACGGCCGTGATCTGCTCGGCAACGACACGCCGCCCGAATCGTTTTTCAAGTTGCAAGACGGTGCCAACTACGGCTGGCCCTACTGCTACCCGCTGGCCGCCAACACCAAACAGACCTGGGACAAGGAGTTCGGCAAGAAGGATCAGGCCTACTGCGACGCTGCACAGCCTTCATTCGCCACCACCACCGCCCACGCCGCGCCGCTGGGCATCACCTTTTACACACCCGCCCAGAATGCGGCCAGGGCCTTCCCGGCCCAGTACGACGGGTTGATGTTCGCGGCGCTGCACGGCTCCTGGAACCGGCTGCCGCAGTCGGGCTACAAGGTCATCACCGTCAACCCGCAGACTGGCGAGACCCAGGACTTCCTGACCGGCTTTCACAGTGGCCTGAGCACCTCCGGGCGTCCGGTCGACGTGCATCTGGCCCCCGATGGCTCGCTGCTGCTGACCGACGACGGCAACGGTCTGATCTACCGCGTCAGCTCCGGCTCCTGA